AACTGCTTATTTATACATTCTACTTAATTTTACCTTAGAATTTCTGTATGAAGAGTATTCCTCAAATAATGAATGCAACGCTACTtgagtgttgtttttttaaataggtatgtattgtatttgatGTGGAGATATTTGTGTCCAAATGAGAGCATGCATGTCGTAAAGATGTACGAGTAGTGATGACTCTGATGATTGGGCAAGTGGAATGGAAACACTGATGCATGTTCGTtcatcaataatatttatctcATAATTGTGTATccttacctatttatttacaataattgattAAGTTAACATAGAAGCGACAGCGAGGCTACAACTGCGACAAGTATTAATAAATTCGTGTACAGAGGATACATGGCACCAGAATTATGAATTaagtagtacatacatattaagaAAACATCGagagtttctttttattatatttctatgcTTTAATTACAACTACGAGTATGTGGTCACCTCCCAATGCACcgtaataatttacatacaatttatttattacatcttcTGGAAGCAAGATACTAAAGTACAGTTGCACCTAATAGAACACTAGTTGGTCCATAAAACATGacgttatttttcaatattttatagacCATGCTCTTTATGTTcaaatctaaaaaaaacttagtcCATCGAATGGGGCAGACACAGAggtttgacattttgttttatgatcGTTTTAAGTGATTTTCCGAACATAATACAAGTTGAAGGTACTAAAGTGGAACATATGGATTTGCATTATATATTTAATCATTCAGTCTTTATAATAGTAAACTgttaaaatgtacttttattgttggttattcatataattatgatatttgatgtaagtacttaattaaatgAGCAAGTAAGTTATGTGTGCGTTTATTTTGGATTCGGACCAGAAGAGTGAGTATTAACTATGTGAGCTGTAGGAACTTCATGAGTGCGTCGTGTATGAGCCGCGGACTGGCATCGCTGTCGGCCGTGTAGCGCACGCCGCGTAGCGCGCCGTCCTCGTTTCTCACCACCCCGTATTCCCCAACTATGAACCCATCTGGAGTTCTTTCTTCTACTCTATACTTCTTAAACTGCCGTCCTTCGAGAACGTATCCTACTTTACAGTTGTCTTGTTTACACTTCTCAGTGCTCGTATCTGGCTGCACGCCGTGGCTACGTCCGTCTGTTAACACGCTCACTTTTTCGTCAACTTCGTAGTTTTTCTCCGGCTGATGCTCTAAGGTAGTCTGTTGTTGAAATGCATTAGTAACAGTACTTATTGGTGTGGTATTTACTGTGCTGCTACCAAAGGGCGTTTGGGGTTGTCTTTGCCACGGAGAGTAGTTAGGAGGTATGCTTGAAGGAACGTTTTCATTAAGGTGTAAAGAAGCAGGTTCACTGTAAAACTTGGACGGTTCACTATAAACTTTGGCAGGTTCACTGTATATTTTAGCCGGCTCACTATATATCTTAGCTGGCTCACTGTATACTTTAGCTGGTTCACTGTAAAATTTAGCTGGTTCACTATATATTTGTGCCGGTTGGCTGTAAATTTTGGGAGgatcataaaattgttttggaTTATTAATCACTTGACTCGAAGTTATGTACGAGGTACTAGGTTCGTTGTCATTAGTGGTTTTGGGTGTATCGTGTACAACATTAAAACTAACTGTGGTTAATCTTGGGTTATTTCGTCCATCAATTAGCGGTCTATTTGTCAAACCTTGAAGGTTATTTGGGGAGTGGCTTGGCAACATAGTAGCTGTCGGTGGTATGTTTTCTATTCCTTCGTTATATTTCGCAAATTCGACTGACTTTATAGATGGTTCAGCTACAGAGTCGTCATTTTGATCATTCTTATTATCAGACGTAAAAGATCTAATTGCAGTTAACAGATCTGTATCTCTAGTTTCTTTACGATCAGTTTGTGGATCGTCAATAGTTGTAACATTTGTCACGTTTTGATCATCTTTACTACTACTTTCTGATACGAGTTCCATGGAAGGTTGAAACAATGCCGCTCTTGTTGTGTCATTATGTTGGTTTTGAAGATAGGATTCGACCGGTGAGTTAATTTCTGCATTTCTGAATCTTTGAATAGATTTCTGATCTTCAAATCTGTTAGCATCCGCTGTCGATGGTACTTTTCTAGCAAGTGGTACATCAAGGATACTTTCTTCGTATTCGTCTGTTTTTCTCAAGGGTTCGTCGTCGTTATGGTTTTCGTCGATCGGTAACATCATCGGGTACATTTGACCTGAATTGTGTTCTCTTGATTCTTTTTTcgcatttaattgttttaaatattctatATTAGCGCCTACTAGATTTGGCGGTAGACTTGTAGTTCCTGTTTGCATCAACTCATCAATTTTGGTCATTGTGTTCTGAGTTTGTGTTTCTGAGACAGAAACTTTAGGCTGATCATCATTGCGCACAGGTTCTTTTACCTCACCGCTGGGGTATCTATACATAGGTTTGCCACGACCGACGGCCACTGATGATGTTATTCTTACTGATATAACTTTCTCATCCGAGGAACCAGGTGAATCTTCATACCTCGGCAATTTTGGAGAATTATTCATAGATTCATGGTCGAGGCCGATGACGCTCAAATCGTACTGGTTCGGTACCGGTAACGATGCCGTGTAACTTGATAGGATCTGAAAATAAGAAAAGCCACAATTAGTTGTATATAATTGCTTCTTAAGGATATTAAATGTTATCAGACCTTGGTAGTTTTGGACATTCGACATAAATAAGTAGGAATATgtgtaaattgttttttttattgatttttttataaaaagattttaattttatttagactacatgtatattatatttaagcatattatcaatttatttctgtaataacttaaaaaaaaaatggcaaatGGCCAGACAAgattaaataattcaaaaggTACTCATAATTTccaactacaaataaataaataaacctattcATCACAATGTTTTGTACTGACTgcgaaatctaaaaaaaaaaacagttgttctacgaaaataacaaatgttaagagtaatttattatgaaatatttaattattatattatgctaTGAAAGCATGAACCGTAACATATAACACATTCCGCTCTACAAACTGCATCGAGGAATGTAGGCTGGGAAAAAATGTTGTTTCCATCAAGGTAAATGAATCTGTCGATAAATACGATATGAATAAAGTTAAGTACTTGCACGACTTGCTGTCATGGACAATGCTATCTACGGCCCACGATTATAGGAAAAGAATATCGCAGAAATGAATTCATTGTCCATAAATACAGCTAAAGCGTTAGAATTCTTATACCTAGGAACAAATAGAAAGTATTCAGTGACTTCATCAGCAGAATTAactaaatataggtaagtataaattttttattgttttgtagcTAGAGTCtacataacatttaattattacaggTGGGTTAGGACATTAATGGCAATCTCATTGCTCTGCAGTGTGTCGTCGAAGAAAAACATTTGTTAGCATATGTCAGGGCCTTTTTCAGATTATAAGAGTTATACGATTAAAGTTTGTACGATTTATTCGATGTTTCAGATTATAAGATTAACAGGCTAAGGTCAGTGTCTCCCGTCAGCGTGTCAATCGGTAGAAAAACTCCCCAGAGGTTATTGAGCTCTTGTTTCGATATTTCGTTAATCTTTAACAAAGACCTTGTTTTCTTTAAGATCTCTTCTGTATTGCCTAGCACTCGGCTGGTGCGTATGATTTATCTACTTATACCAAATCTCGTACAGTCTTCTATTTTGCCAACATtcgctaattattttttttttttacagtagCAAGTGTTATTATGCTAAGTACAATGATATTGCTGTATACACACTATATTTATGGATTTTAAGGCACGAGGAAAATGTCAAGTTTACTTACTCAAAATAAATGTGGtaaatatgaaaatttattCCATATTGTCAATGATTGCTTTCCGTAACCATATCACACTTGGTGGTATGTAAGTACGTATTCAGATGAATTACTTATTCTGAATTGTTTTGTTCATATTAAAACCAGATCCACATATTTCGTAGGTCAACATGGCGTGGTACTGgtaactttttatattgtcaagtattatattatttcctTCTCACGTCACGAGCTCTGTGCATGAATATATTTAACTGTTTGTTTGCTTTACTTgtccattaatattataaaacgtttttatttatttaacgttaTCAGATCAGATAGAAGGTGCAAATTATTTCTGCTAGCCAAATTCGTAAATCTATAGCCTAAGTAAGACCTTGggttttgcaaaaataattaacattccAAAATGATTACTTTTATAAGGTCGTGCGTTACAAACAGTTACATTAGATGTTGGTCTATATAGATTAAAAGATTAGTGATAGTTAGGATATTGAATGGAACCTACCTGCGTCTCGAATTGGTTTTAATAGGTTtcaaaaaaactcatttttctATCTACTTTTCATTGATAATATCAGACACACATTGCaagtgtttttaataaaaaatatgtaatcttTCAATGTCAATCTAGCAAAATGTCCATgatggttattattattaagtaatatCGACGCAGTTATAGAAAGGAAATTGCGAATGATCGTTATATTCAATGTCAAAGGGTTTGAGGGCGTCTTGTATATAAATTAGTATGAGTATCTACTTAGGATCTACCTACTTATAGTTGCTGAAGAATTCTTGTAGATTcatatgtacataggtataatgCCTACATATCTACAAAAGTTAGGAAGTTTAAACAATAATCTAATTTTTTTTCGATAAGCGATATACCTAATTGGTCGGCTAGTAATAATTAGTGTTCACTGGCCCGAGCGGAAATTAGTGGCAAGAACAAGAGTGGTGTCTGGTTGGTGGCGGATGCGAGGACGGCGGCGCTGGCCCAACCGAGCCAGTCAGTGACCGCGTGGGCGTCCTTGCCGACCGCGTACCTAACTATATCAGTACCTACAGATACAGATACTTTACTGCACGTTGGTAAATGTTTGGACCCATTTTATCA
This genomic window from Spodoptera frugiperda isolate SF20-4 chromosome 28, AGI-APGP_CSIRO_Sfru_2.0, whole genome shotgun sequence contains:
- the LOC126912684 gene encoding uncharacterized protein LOC126912684 — encoded protein: MNYNLLWIVLLILSSYTASLPVPNQYDLSVIGLDHESMNNSPKLPRYEDSPGSSDEKVISVRITSSVAVGRGKPMYRYPSGEVKEPVRNDDQPKVSVSETQTQNTMTKIDELMQTGTTSLPPNLVGANIEYLKQLNAKKESREHNSGQMYPMMLPIDENHNDDEPLRKTDEYEESILDVPLARKVPSTADANRFEDQKSIQRFRNAEINSPVESYLQNQHNDTTRAALFQPSMELVSESSSKDDQNVTNVTTIDDPQTDRKETRDTDLLTAIRSFTSDNKNDQNDDSVAEPSIKSVEFAKYNEGIENIPPTATMLPSHSPNNLQGLTNRPLIDGRNNPRLTTVSFNVVHDTPKTTNDNEPSTSYITSSQVINNPKQFYDPPKIYSQPAQIYSEPAKFYSEPAKVYSEPAKIYSEPAKIYSEPAKVYSEPSKFYSEPASLHLNENVPSSIPPNYSPWQRQPQTPFGSSTVNTTPISTVTNAFQQQTTLEHQPEKNYEVDEKVSVLTDGRSHGVQPDTSTEKCKQDNCKVGYVLEGRQFKKYRVEERTPDGFIVGEYGVVRNEDGALRGVRYTADSDASPRLIHDALMKFLQLT